The following coding sequences lie in one Terriglobia bacterium genomic window:
- a CDS encoding cytochrome P460 family protein, whose protein sequence is MQAQMAVKTPLSPRYTADGKMEFPAGYREWIFLSSGIDMSYNPRAMAMNHSMFDNVFVNPEAYKAFLETGTWPDKTILVLEVRGAESKGSINHAGKFQNAEFMGVEVHIKDEAKFPGKWAFFGFDDEKPGKMIPTSADCYSCHQQHAAVDTTFVQFYPTLLQVAKKKNTLSPAYVKETASVEPAR, encoded by the coding sequence ATGCAGGCACAAATGGCGGTGAAGACCCCGCTCAGTCCGCGATACACCGCGGACGGAAAAATGGAGTTTCCCGCCGGTTACCGCGAGTGGATCTTCCTGAGTTCGGGCATTGACATGAGCTATAACCCGCGCGCGATGGCGATGAACCACTCCATGTTCGACAACGTCTTTGTCAATCCCGAGGCTTACAAGGCGTTCCTCGAAACCGGCACGTGGCCCGATAAAACCATCCTGGTGCTGGAAGTCCGCGGCGCCGAATCCAAGGGCTCCATCAACCATGCCGGAAAATTCCAAAACGCCGAATTCATGGGGGTGGAAGTTCATATAAAGGATGAGGCGAAATTTCCCGGAAAGTGGGCCTTCTTTGGCTTTGACGACGAAAAGCCGGGGAAGATGATCCCCACTTCCGCCGACTGCTACTCCTGCCACCAGCAACACGCCGCCGTTGACACGACCTTCGTGCAGTTCTATCCAACGCTGCTGCAGGTTGCGAAGAAGAAGAACACGCTCAGCCCTGCGTATGTGAAGGAAACGGCGAGCGTAGAGCCAGCCCGCTGA
- a CDS encoding STAS domain-containing protein has protein sequence MAANPVVPSAQINLETQKTPTENIIRCSGKITSATTDQLQAAVRGLIPEKKRIVLDLTSTNYVDSSGLGSLVGLYVSCKHGGAPLNLVNLTPRLKDLFTMTNLAPIFEGHDDMLGHTPD, from the coding sequence ATGGCGGCAAATCCGGTAGTTCCCTCTGCCCAGATCAATCTGGAAACGCAGAAAACTCCGACGGAAAACATCATTCGCTGCAGCGGCAAGATCACATCGGCAACAACCGATCAACTGCAAGCTGCCGTTCGCGGGCTGATCCCGGAAAAGAAACGCATCGTGCTCGATCTGACGAGCACCAACTATGTGGACAGCTCCGGCCTGGGTTCTCTGGTGGGCTTGTACGTCTCCTGCAAGCATGGCGGGGCGCCGCTCAACCTCGTCAACCTGACCCCGCGGTTAAAAGACCTGTTCACCATGACGAACCTGGCGCCGATCTTTGAGGGCCACGACGACATGTTGGGGCATACGCCCGACTAG
- a CDS encoding (4Fe-4S)-binding protein, translating to MGRLFAVEIVYRGIFQKKLANNISRAIVLAAHLDGKPGISFGRYGDSPERNGIPAKNFAIVATDEQTLQEGMAKYEPKEVDVTICVDDTLCKGVESWAWYGLQPINKLTKPGGTLIITSMEPPETLIGMAHSKDTPYNLAIVKGTRSFSGLWVFKDDHSDVRIMGAIAKVLPEIFSLDAIKQTIQSEWKDPLKVTSAEKSYNRVTKVAVKPGQGNPETPYKFDLPKWHEMGEGVAIPCITAGKQMEDPTTHVMGGIRPDRNPTFKKFSTRTMRPVVNFETCIKCTLCWLQCPDTCFDVTPEGLYDANMEACCGCGVCEAVCPVDKCVTMVAETEFKDNGSQWEMWRKDSTGYLKWLNEKIEHRPERSHGFRYLGQYQEQVGEMLQIAQES from the coding sequence ATGGGCAGGTTGTTCGCGGTCGAGATCGTTTATCGAGGCATATTCCAGAAGAAACTGGCCAACAACATCAGCCGTGCCATCGTGCTGGCGGCGCACCTGGACGGGAAGCCGGGGATCAGCTTCGGCCGCTACGGCGACAGCCCGGAGCGCAACGGCATTCCGGCCAAGAACTTCGCCATCGTTGCCACCGACGAGCAGACGCTCCAGGAAGGCATGGCGAAATACGAACCCAAGGAAGTGGACGTCACCATCTGCGTGGATGACACGCTGTGCAAGGGTGTCGAGTCCTGGGCATGGTATGGACTCCAGCCGATCAACAAGCTGACCAAGCCCGGCGGGACGCTGATCATCACCTCCATGGAGCCGCCGGAGACTCTGATCGGCATGGCCCACAGCAAGGACACGCCGTACAACCTGGCGATCGTGAAGGGCACCAGGAGTTTTTCCGGACTGTGGGTGTTCAAAGACGACCACAGCGATGTGCGCATCATGGGCGCGATCGCCAAGGTGCTGCCGGAAATCTTCAGCCTGGACGCGATCAAGCAGACGATTCAAAGCGAGTGGAAAGACCCGCTGAAGGTGACGTCGGCGGAGAAGTCGTACAACCGGGTCACCAAGGTAGCGGTGAAACCGGGGCAGGGCAATCCGGAGACGCCCTACAAGTTCGACCTGCCGAAGTGGCATGAAATGGGCGAGGGTGTCGCGATCCCGTGCATTACGGCGGGCAAGCAGATGGAGGACCCGACCACGCACGTGATGGGCGGCATCCGTCCGGACCGAAACCCGACGTTCAAGAAGTTCTCCACGCGCACCATGCGGCCGGTGGTGAATTTCGAGACCTGCATCAAGTGCACGCTGTGCTGGCTACAGTGCCCGGACACCTGCTTCGACGTGACGCCGGAAGGCCTGTACGACGCCAACATGGAAGCTTGCTGCGGTTGCGGCGTTTGCGAAGCGGTTTGCCCGGTGGACAAGTGCGTGACCATGGTGGCCGAAACCGAGTTCAAGGACAACGGCAGCCAGTGGGAAATGTGGCGCAAGGATTCGACCGGCTACTTGAAGTGGCTGAACGAAAAGATCGAACACCGGCCGGAGCGGTCGCATGGCTTCCGCTATCTCGGCCAGTACCAGGAACAGGTCGGCGAGATGCTGCAAATCGCCCAAGAAAGCTAA
- a CDS encoding FadR family transcriptional regulator, which produces MEVMSPAVKPEFEAVRRNRIYEEIARQIEKMITEKMKTGDRLPPERQLADMFGVSRSSIRDAIRTLEMSGLVEARQGLGTVVREHAADAVVNPLTQVLVQKRKLVGELLEVRKMIEPPLAARAAVHATSDEVAEMDNILRRQEEKMRGGELAIEEDNDFHYAIALAADNSVVLKVLDVLMDLLRETRERSLQVEGRPERSMAGHRDILDAIKRQDPIGAETAMCRHIESVEKIVLTKF; this is translated from the coding sequence ATGGAAGTCATGAGCCCGGCCGTCAAACCCGAGTTCGAAGCAGTCCGGCGCAACCGGATCTATGAAGAGATCGCCCGGCAAATCGAAAAGATGATCACGGAGAAGATGAAGACGGGTGACCGGCTTCCGCCGGAGCGGCAATTGGCCGACATGTTCGGCGTGAGCCGCAGTTCGATCCGTGACGCGATCCGCACACTGGAAATGTCGGGCCTGGTGGAAGCGCGGCAGGGGTTGGGCACCGTGGTGCGCGAACACGCCGCCGATGCCGTGGTCAATCCACTCACGCAAGTGCTCGTGCAAAAACGCAAGCTGGTGGGTGAACTGCTCGAGGTGCGCAAGATGATCGAGCCACCGTTGGCGGCACGGGCGGCGGTGCACGCCACCTCGGACGAAGTCGCGGAGATGGACAACATCCTGCGGCGCCAGGAAGAGAAGATGCGGGGCGGCGAACTTGCGATTGAAGAGGACAACGATTTTCACTACGCGATTGCGCTGGCAGCCGACAACAGCGTGGTGCTGAAGGTGCTGGACGTACTGATGGACTTATTGCGCGAAACGCGCGAGCGGTCATTGCAGGTGGAAGGAAGGCCGGAGCGTTCCATGGCCGGCCACCGGGACATCCTGGACGCGATCAAGCGCCAGGATCCGATCGGCGCGGAAACTGCCATGTGCCGGCACATCGAGTCAGTGGAGAAGATCGTACTCACGAAGTTTTGA
- a CDS encoding (Fe-S)-binding protein: protein MDMQSPAHATYWLIQGKILYLALHLLGLACFSCIVARRLAPLVRGERDFRFDRPWLRLGRVLQFWLGQWKHPRFPTAGILHILVFAGFIILAARAFTLLVLGVDDGFVMPGFSGSAGHVYDVIRDYATTLVFVCMAVLIIRRAAFKPARYAVPAKYGKGHAADAIFLLTLIATLMLADSIFDAAKAAAQTRQGQPIEFLAAFSLPWLLKSVFLASSLSTLQHLHLGAYFLHEVTFFFLLCYRPFGIQFHVETSLFTIYFAKLDREILKPVRWGVSDEQLNQVKSFGVKTFTDFTWKHMLDFYSCADCGRCADQCPANAVGRPLSPRFLTIKARDYSFRHYPVLGRSGNGTPLIGGIYSEDEIWSCTTCGACEQECPLLVEYVDKIVDLRRGMIDDGKVPQTLQKPLKALESRGNPYGKLEKKKADWTKAKELQPACAVKILDGANGADTLYFVDSMSSYDDRMQAIARATARILSHTGTNFGILGAAEKDSGHEVRRFGEETLFMALRDHNVEAIKASGVQRIVTSDPHAYNALKHDYRDVPPVEHISQVIAREVKSGNINFTPAENGNVYTYHDACYLGRHNQIYDEPRAVLDAIPGLQRVEMRRSRDRSFCCGGGGLMLFYEPKEEQRMGVLRVKMAAEAGANVIVTACPFCMANMEDAIKVAGLEGKMTAIDLAELADKHLAREGAPAL, encoded by the coding sequence ATGGACATGCAATCACCCGCGCACGCGACCTACTGGTTGATCCAGGGGAAGATACTGTACCTCGCGCTTCACCTGCTGGGCCTGGCGTGCTTTTCCTGCATCGTGGCCAGGCGGCTGGCGCCACTGGTACGGGGCGAACGCGATTTTCGTTTTGATCGCCCGTGGTTGCGCCTGGGCAGGGTCCTTCAGTTTTGGTTGGGGCAGTGGAAGCACCCTCGCTTCCCGACGGCGGGAATCCTCCACATCCTTGTTTTTGCCGGCTTCATCATCCTGGCGGCGCGGGCATTCACTCTCCTGGTTCTCGGAGTGGACGACGGCTTCGTCATGCCGGGCTTCTCGGGGAGCGCCGGTCACGTCTACGACGTTATCCGGGACTATGCCACCACTCTGGTGTTCGTCTGCATGGCCGTTCTCATCATCCGCCGGGCGGCATTTAAACCGGCGCGGTACGCGGTGCCGGCAAAGTACGGCAAGGGTCATGCCGCCGACGCGATCTTCCTCCTGACGCTGATTGCGACCTTGATGCTGGCCGACAGCATCTTTGACGCGGCCAAGGCAGCCGCGCAGACGCGACAAGGTCAACCCATTGAATTCCTGGCGGCCTTTTCCCTGCCGTGGCTGTTGAAGAGTGTTTTTCTCGCCAGTTCGCTGTCCACTCTGCAGCACCTTCACCTCGGCGCTTACTTTCTGCACGAAGTGACCTTCTTCTTTTTGCTGTGCTACCGGCCTTTTGGGATCCAGTTCCACGTGGAAACGTCGCTGTTCACGATCTATTTCGCGAAGTTAGACCGGGAGATCCTCAAGCCGGTGCGGTGGGGTGTGAGCGATGAGCAACTGAACCAAGTGAAATCCTTCGGGGTGAAGACATTCACCGATTTCACCTGGAAGCACATGCTGGATTTCTATTCCTGTGCCGATTGCGGCCGGTGCGCGGACCAATGTCCGGCGAACGCGGTGGGCAGGCCCTTGTCGCCAAGATTCCTGACCATCAAGGCGAGAGATTACAGCTTCCGACACTACCCGGTACTCGGACGGTCCGGCAACGGCACGCCCCTGATCGGCGGGATTTACTCCGAAGACGAAATCTGGTCCTGCACGACCTGCGGCGCTTGCGAGCAGGAATGCCCGCTGTTGGTGGAGTACGTCGACAAGATCGTCGATTTGCGCCGCGGCATGATTGACGACGGCAAGGTCCCGCAGACTCTGCAGAAGCCGCTGAAAGCTCTCGAGAGCCGTGGCAACCCGTACGGAAAGCTGGAAAAGAAGAAAGCAGACTGGACGAAAGCGAAAGAGTTGCAGCCGGCCTGCGCGGTCAAGATCCTGGACGGGGCCAACGGCGCGGACACTTTGTACTTCGTGGACAGCATGAGCTCGTATGACGACCGCATGCAGGCGATCGCGCGCGCCACGGCGAGGATTCTCAGCCACACAGGGACGAACTTCGGGATCCTGGGCGCAGCGGAAAAGGACAGCGGCCATGAGGTGCGGCGGTTTGGCGAAGAGACGCTGTTCATGGCCTTGCGGGACCACAACGTGGAGGCGATCAAAGCATCGGGCGTGCAACGGATCGTTACCTCCGACCCGCACGCCTACAACGCGTTGAAGCACGATTACCGGGATGTGCCGCCGGTGGAACACATCAGCCAGGTGATCGCCCGCGAAGTAAAGTCCGGCAACATCAACTTCACACCCGCAGAAAACGGAAACGTTTACACCTATCACGACGCCTGCTACCTGGGCCGGCACAACCAGATTTACGACGAGCCGCGAGCCGTGCTGGACGCGATCCCGGGTCTCCAGCGAGTCGAAATGCGCCGTTCGCGCGACCGTTCGTTCTGCTGCGGCGGCGGCGGGCTGATGCTGTTTTACGAGCCGAAGGAAGAACAAAGGATGGGCGTGTTGCGGGTGAAGATGGCGGCCGAGGCGGGGGCAAACGTGATCGTGACTGCGTGCCCGTTCTGCATGGCCAATATGGAAGATGCGATCAAGGTTGCGGGCCTGGAAGGAAAGATGACCGCCATTGACCTGGCGGAGCTGGCCGACAAGCACCTGGCGCGCGAAGGCGCGCCGGCATTGTGA
- a CDS encoding pyruvate synthase, giving the protein MATIIQIDPTQHLDPFKSVKKIPTHEFFTSGHRTCQGCESALVMKMMVKAAGPRTIVLGSTGCMYVANTTYYSTSWVVPWMHTQLGSSGSAALGAAAGLKAQMRKGKMKKEPINVIAFCGDGGGADMGLGAISATMTHPDYNLLILLYDNESYANTDIQLSGSTPWGANTTFSTPGTVKRIMHHRWKKNMAGLMAVGHPTCRYVATICMSYGLHGMNSIRKALTIGGPTFIHSLDPCPKGWDYDPIQSHELGELAVQTGIWPLYEVEDGKLRLTGRTQQIADKKIPRKPVRDYLLRQGRFAHFTNDDLDYFQSKIDEMWTKWLIPGVIPFEKDLAADNPPA; this is encoded by the coding sequence ATGGCGACAATCATACAGATTGATCCAACGCAACATTTGGATCCGTTCAAGTCAGTCAAGAAAATCCCGACGCACGAGTTTTTCACCTCGGGGCACCGCACCTGCCAGGGGTGCGAGTCGGCGCTGGTCATGAAGATGATGGTGAAGGCAGCGGGCCCGCGCACCATCGTGCTGGGCAGCACGGGCTGCATGTACGTGGCGAACACCACCTACTACAGCACGTCGTGGGTGGTGCCGTGGATGCACACCCAACTGGGAAGCAGCGGCTCGGCGGCGCTGGGAGCGGCGGCCGGACTGAAGGCCCAGATGCGCAAGGGCAAGATGAAGAAGGAGCCGATCAACGTCATTGCGTTCTGCGGCGACGGCGGCGGCGCCGACATGGGCCTGGGCGCGATCTCGGCGACCATGACCCATCCCGACTACAACCTCCTCATCCTGCTGTACGACAATGAGTCGTATGCCAACACCGACATCCAGCTATCCGGCAGCACGCCCTGGGGCGCGAACACCACCTTCAGCACGCCCGGAACGGTGAAGCGCATCATGCACCACCGCTGGAAAAAGAACATGGCGGGCCTGATGGCGGTGGGACATCCGACCTGCCGGTACGTCGCTACCATTTGCATGTCCTATGGCTTACATGGTATGAACAGCATTCGCAAAGCGCTGACGATCGGCGGGCCGACCTTTATTCACTCGCTGGATCCGTGTCCCAAGGGATGGGATTACGATCCGATCCAGTCGCACGAGCTGGGTGAACTGGCCGTCCAGACCGGCATTTGGCCGCTTTACGAAGTTGAGGATGGCAAGCTGCGGCTCACGGGGAGAACGCAGCAGATCGCCGACAAGAAGATACCGCGCAAGCCGGTTCGCGATTACCTGCTGCGGCAGGGTCGGTTCGCGCACTTCACCAACGACGATCTGGATTATTTCCAGAGCAAGATCGATGAAATGTGGACCAAATGGCTGATCCCGGGCGTGATTCCGTTCGAAAAAGATTTGGCAGCCGATAACCCGCCGGCGTAA
- a CDS encoding MFS transporter: protein MLIKAKVRSSAVDMTPWQMVSTGSFWVVYLMMTMVAFGGLVVTAQLNPMAASYKVDKVVVFGGMTALVLAIEVDRLLNGVTRPFWGWVSDHIGRENTMFIAFMAEAAAVFALLQLIHKPLWFIVLSGLCFFAWGEIFSLFPAITGDLFGKTWATTNYGIVYTAKGTASLFAGFGAAWLFEKTGAWSRVFWVMIACDVIAAFLALLWLKPVAARTIAKADAMATSTTPQVVSGKRSVGVA from the coding sequence GTGCTGATCAAGGCCAAAGTCCGCAGCTCGGCGGTGGACATGACGCCCTGGCAGATGGTGAGCACCGGATCGTTCTGGGTGGTCTACCTGATGATGACCATGGTCGCCTTCGGCGGGCTGGTCGTGACCGCGCAGCTGAACCCGATGGCGGCGTCTTATAAGGTGGACAAGGTCGTCGTGTTCGGCGGCATGACGGCGCTGGTGCTGGCCATCGAGGTCGACCGACTCCTCAATGGCGTGACCCGCCCCTTCTGGGGCTGGGTGTCGGACCACATTGGCCGTGAGAACACCATGTTCATCGCCTTCATGGCGGAGGCGGCAGCGGTGTTCGCGCTCCTGCAACTGATCCACAAGCCCTTGTGGTTCATCGTGCTGTCCGGGTTGTGCTTTTTCGCCTGGGGCGAGATCTTCTCGCTCTTCCCGGCGATAACCGGGGACCTGTTCGGAAAGACGTGGGCAACGACAAACTATGGCATTGTTTATACCGCCAAAGGGACGGCGTCGTTGTTCGCCGGTTTCGGCGCAGCGTGGTTGTTTGAAAAGACTGGAGCTTGGAGCCGGGTCTTCTGGGTGATGATCGCCTGTGACGTGATCGCAGCGTTTCTGGCACTCCTGTGGCTGAAGCCGGTGGCGGCTAGGACAATTGCGAAGGCTGACGCCATGGCAACCTCGACTACGCCGCAAGTTGTCTCAGGCAAACGTTCGGTTGGAGTAGCATAG
- a CDS encoding electron transfer flavoprotein subunit beta/FixA family protein, whose protein sequence is MEILVCAKRVPDTSENEIEINSAGNDIERDDLVYSVNEWDNYAVEEALQIVGRVGGDVTVVTVGGEDDEEVLRREMAMGVKRGVLLSDDAFTGSDGAGIATILKAFVQNGHYDLILTGVQAADGCAQVGGMLAAMLDYPFASLVNSIEELDGTKLKVTREVEGGDKEINEIDLPCVLSIQTGINEPRYVGMRGIRQVASIPIPTLGAAGLGLAPTAAGAAAAKVKRTDYFMPVLGKGAEMLEGSGEEMADKVIELMKAKGGLR, encoded by the coding sequence GTGGAAATTCTAGTGTGCGCAAAACGCGTGCCGGACACTTCGGAGAACGAAATCGAGATCAACAGCGCAGGCAACGACATTGAGCGCGACGACCTGGTGTACTCGGTCAACGAGTGGGACAACTACGCCGTGGAAGAGGCGCTGCAGATCGTGGGCCGGGTCGGAGGAGACGTCACCGTGGTTACCGTGGGCGGCGAGGACGATGAGGAAGTGCTGCGCCGAGAGATGGCGATGGGAGTCAAGCGCGGCGTGCTCCTCTCCGACGATGCGTTCACCGGGTCCGACGGCGCGGGCATCGCCACAATCCTGAAAGCCTTCGTGCAGAACGGTCATTACGACCTGATCCTCACCGGTGTGCAGGCGGCGGACGGGTGCGCTCAGGTGGGCGGCATGCTGGCGGCGATGCTGGACTATCCGTTTGCGTCCCTGGTGAATTCGATCGAAGAGCTCGATGGCACGAAGCTGAAGGTGACACGCGAGGTGGAGGGCGGGGACAAGGAGATCAACGAGATCGATCTGCCATGCGTGCTCTCGATTCAGACCGGCATTAACGAGCCGCGCTACGTCGGCATGCGCGGCATCCGCCAGGTTGCGTCCATTCCCATTCCGACGCTGGGCGCGGCGGGCCTGGGCCTTGCGCCAACAGCGGCAGGAGCGGCGGCGGCGAAAGTCAAACGCACGGACTACTTCATGCCGGTGCTCGGCAAAGGCGCCGAGATGCTCGAAGGCAGCGGCGAAGAGATGGCCGACAAAGTGATTGAGCTGATGAAAGCCAAGGGAGGGTTGCGATGA
- a CDS encoding pyruvate ferredoxin oxidoreductase: protein MATIAPAIDEKKSVEKTALITGAEAIAVACQLADVDVITAYPIRPYDTVMQYISKLVSNGEMDCEYIVAEGEHSQFEIVKHASAVGARVFCGSSGVGWMYAMEALTVTPALRLPMVCMVGNRALDDPGAFGTEHNDALTVRDLGWMLNWVDSGQEALDTTLIAYRVAEDRRIFLPCAISCDGAFLTHSQSLVKVPSQQKVNEFLPRYNRADLLLHPDNPITVAPQANEDWVMEIRRQGYAAMERTFGVIKEAYADFERIFGRSYGNPFFDEYETDDADVVLMGMGTLSTPVKVAIRQMRKAGKKVGFVRMRWFRPFDADGVAKCLSRFKAVGVIDRDYSFGSPHLGGVLAGEVRNALYPGAGKKPPVLDFICGLGGREVTIPDVERITDSVYKAAEGKAQPLTQWIGLRE, encoded by the coding sequence ATGGCGACAATAGCCCCTGCGATAGACGAAAAGAAGAGTGTAGAAAAGACAGCGCTCATCACCGGAGCCGAAGCGATTGCGGTCGCTTGTCAGCTCGCCGACGTGGATGTGATCACGGCGTATCCCATCCGCCCCTACGACACGGTGATGCAGTACATCTCGAAGCTGGTGTCGAACGGCGAGATGGACTGCGAATACATCGTGGCCGAAGGCGAACACTCGCAGTTTGAAATCGTGAAGCACGCCTCCGCGGTGGGGGCGCGTGTCTTCTGCGGCTCCAGCGGTGTGGGCTGGATGTACGCGATGGAAGCGCTGACGGTGACGCCGGCACTGCGTCTTCCCATGGTGTGCATGGTCGGCAACCGGGCGCTCGACGACCCGGGCGCCTTCGGCACGGAACACAACGACGCGCTGACGGTCCGCGACCTGGGCTGGATGCTGAACTGGGTGGACAGCGGCCAGGAGGCCCTGGACACCACCCTGATCGCGTATCGCGTGGCCGAGGACCGGCGCATCTTCCTGCCCTGCGCCATCAGTTGCGACGGCGCCTTCCTGACGCACTCGCAATCGCTGGTCAAGGTCCCCTCACAGCAGAAGGTCAACGAATTCCTGCCCAGGTATAACCGCGCCGATCTCCTGCTGCATCCCGACAACCCGATTACGGTCGCCCCGCAAGCGAACGAAGACTGGGTGATGGAGATCCGGCGCCAGGGCTACGCCGCGATGGAGAGAACATTCGGCGTCATCAAGGAAGCGTACGCCGACTTCGAGCGCATCTTCGGACGGTCGTATGGCAACCCGTTCTTCGACGAATACGAGACCGACGATGCCGACGTGGTGCTGATGGGCATGGGCACGCTGTCCACGCCGGTGAAGGTCGCGATCCGCCAGATGCGCAAGGCCGGGAAGAAGGTCGGGTTCGTGCGTATGCGCTGGTTCCGTCCGTTCGATGCCGACGGCGTGGCCAAGTGCCTGTCCCGGTTCAAGGCGGTGGGCGTGATCGACCGCGATTACTCGTTCGGTTCGCCGCATCTCGGCGGGGTGCTGGCCGGCGAGGTGCGCAACGCGCTGTATCCGGGAGCAGGCAAGAAGCCGCCCGTGCTGGACTTCATCTGCGGCCTGGGCGGGCGCGAGGTGACCATCCCGGACGTGGAGAGAATCACGGATTCCGTCTACAAGGCCGCGGAAGGCAAGGCGCAGCCGTTGACGCAATGGATTGGGTTGCGCGAGTAG
- a CDS encoding acetamidase/formamidase family protein yields MKWGAASTSALALMVAASLCSGAQQTSKTKTTKKSSMPAGKHYTLPATKENVQWGWFDVNEKPRLTINSGDTVSIETWYHALDAIKPAPTDHTIAGPQMDELGRLRKANPGGGPHSITGPIYVEGAEPGDTLEIRFLKIVPKEYGQNFNLPGKEFPTGLLPKEFPEGFVRYYQFDLKKMQTEFKPGIMVDLKPFPGIIAVAPDPAEPKEKAGPPIKDAKGRTSTLRPWKNGSNMDLNELQAGSTLYLPVFVKGALIWTGDSHCRQGNGEMNLEAIECAYKEIEIQPIVHKGMKTDWPWAETPTHWIFLGFDEDLTEATKIAVRNTIDWLSTQKMVPMDRYEAYALTSIAVDCDITQMVDIRKGVHCMVPKSIFVKK; encoded by the coding sequence ATGAAGTGGGGCGCTGCCAGTACATCCGCGCTTGCTCTGATGGTCGCTGCCAGCCTCTGTTCCGGCGCGCAGCAGACTTCGAAAACGAAAACGACGAAGAAGAGCTCCATGCCAGCGGGAAAGCACTACACCTTGCCCGCGACCAAGGAGAACGTGCAGTGGGGCTGGTTCGACGTCAATGAGAAGCCGCGGCTCACGATCAATTCCGGCGATACCGTCTCGATCGAGACCTGGTACCACGCGCTCGACGCCATCAAGCCGGCGCCGACCGATCACACCATCGCCGGCCCGCAGATGGACGAACTGGGGCGTTTGCGCAAAGCCAATCCCGGCGGGGGCCCACACTCCATCACCGGACCGATTTACGTCGAGGGCGCCGAACCCGGCGATACGCTCGAGATCCGGTTCCTCAAAATCGTTCCCAAGGAATACGGGCAGAACTTCAATCTTCCCGGCAAAGAGTTCCCCACGGGTTTGCTGCCCAAGGAATTTCCCGAAGGCTTCGTTCGCTACTACCAGTTCGACCTGAAGAAGATGCAAACCGAATTCAAGCCGGGCATCATGGTCGACCTCAAGCCGTTTCCCGGGATCATTGCCGTGGCGCCTGATCCGGCCGAGCCCAAGGAAAAGGCCGGTCCGCCGATCAAGGATGCCAAGGGACGCACCAGCACGCTGCGTCCGTGGAAGAACGGATCGAACATGGACCTGAACGAACTGCAGGCAGGCTCGACCTTGTATCTGCCGGTGTTCGTGAAGGGCGCACTGATCTGGACCGGGGACTCGCACTGCCGCCAAGGCAACGGCGAGATGAACCTGGAAGCGATTGAGTGCGCCTACAAGGAGATCGAGATCCAGCCCATCGTGCACAAGGGCATGAAGACCGATTGGCCGTGGGCGGAGACGCCGACGCACTGGATCTTCCTCGGCTTCGACGAAGACCTCACCGAAGCCACCAAGATCGCGGTGCGCAACACCATCGACTGGCTCTCCACGCAGAAGATGGTGCCCATGGACCGCTACGAGGCGTACGCACTCACGTCGATCGCCGTGGACTGCGACATCACCCAGATGGTGGACATCCGCAAGGGCGTCCACTGCATGGTTCCGAAGTCGATTTTCGTAAAGAAATAA
- a CDS encoding fumarylacetoacetate hydrolase family protein, whose product MGKTAHNVSEADALSYVAGYATGNDFTARDLQYERGGQWLIGKTPDGFAPVGPYMVTADQIDPQNLKLGCRVNGETRQSWNTNDMIFPCKQLIAYISKHMTLKPGDIIYTGTPHGVINGMPKDKQVWLKPGDKIACSLEKLGELKFELAQTRLTAD is encoded by the coding sequence ATGGGTAAGACGGCGCACAACGTGAGCGAGGCGGATGCGCTCTCCTATGTCGCCGGTTACGCCACGGGCAACGATTTCACGGCGCGCGACCTGCAATACGAGCGTGGCGGACAGTGGCTGATCGGCAAGACGCCCGACGGCTTCGCGCCCGTGGGACCGTACATGGTGACGGCCGACCAGATTGATCCGCAGAATCTGAAGCTGGGGTGCCGGGTCAACGGCGAGACGCGGCAGTCGTGGAACACCAACGACATGATCTTCCCGTGCAAGCAGTTGATCGCCTACATCTCGAAGCACATGACGCTGAAGCCTGGCGACATTATTTATACCGGCACTCCCCACGGCGTGATCAACGGCATGCCCAAGGACAAGCAGGTATGGCTGAAGCCGGGAGACAAGATTGCGTGCAGCCTGGAAAAGTTGGGTGAGTTGAAATTCGAGCTGGCGCAAACAAGACTAACCGCGGATTGA